One window of Papaver somniferum cultivar HN1 chromosome 9, ASM357369v1, whole genome shotgun sequence genomic DNA carries:
- the LOC113307576 gene encoding protein KOKOPELLI-like, whose protein sequence is MSSPKKKKVGPSRQRYSNSSYDVILAPTLMRFEPDIVESYSDSSSCSESRSRSRSISPARFATSSTGSNSPNRYQRTLSWESTYSIYSASSSGSVAPNTSYNEYSSGNRRESHPRGRTRDHRRRSPDYSCSSSRCTSRSRSPDEVYSHRRNRGSNVHPSNHSTDKVGWFRRIRNKLGFHHQDDHHHHPRRHNTGVKSSKEDETVHTHNRSVANPVSNGKLHRRSNDQMVRKNNRRTQVKNEPKQHGHVRKFFGGVVGHFLGSNKSKPSTAGKRRLERTVTGKGNVVRKKLHWWQKIHRRGSSNVGKSRAKLGMKTKYPKSKGYKHNTKMKKLLGVNLDPLSKWSMPQ, encoded by the exons ATGTCTtccccaaagaagaagaaagttggtcCATCTCGACAGAGATACAGTAATTCTTCATACGATGTCATACTGGCTCCAACATTGATGCGATTCGAGCCAGATATAGTAGAATCATATTCAGATTCCTCGAGTTGCTCTGAAAGTAGAAGCCGATCAAGGTCTATTTCACCTGCGAGGTTTGCAACTTCCTCAACTGGTTCAAATTCTCCTAATAGATATCAAAGAACATTGTCGTGGGAGTCAACATATTCTATATATTCTGCTTCATCATCTGGTTCCGTTGCTCCAAATACAAGCTACAACGAGTATTCTAGTGGCAACAGGAGGGAATCGCATCCACGAGGCAGAACGCGGGATCACCGTCGCCGTTCGCCAGATTATTCATGTAGTTCCAGTAGGTGCACTTCACGTAGTAGATCACCAGATGAGGTCTACTCACATAGGAGGAATCGTGGTTCCAACGTTCATCCATCAAATCATTCCACTGACAAGGTGGGATGGTTTAGACGAATAAGGAACAAGCTTGGGTTCCATCATCAGGatgaccaccaccatcaccccagACGTCATAATACTGGTGTTAAATCATCCAAGGAGGATGAAACTGTccacactcataatcgttccgttgCAAATCCTGTAAGTAACGGTAAACTCCATCGCCGAAGCAATGACCAGATGGTGAGAAAGAACAACAGAAGAACACAGGTCAAGAACGAGCCCAAACAACATGGACATGTCAGAAAGTTCTTTGGAGGTGTAGTTGGTCACTTCCTGGGCTCGAATAAATCTAAGCCGTCAACAGCTGGTAAAAGACGGTTAGAAAGAACAGTAACAGGTAAGGGAAATGTTGTTCGCAAGAAACTGCATTGGTGGCAGAAAATTCATAGACGAGGGTCGTCTAATGTTGGAAAATCACGCGCCAAACTTGGAATGAAGACCAAGTATCCCAAGTCCAAGGGATATAAACATAATACTAAGATGAAGAAACTACT AGGAGTAAACCTGGATCCTTTAAGCAAGTGGTCAATGCCTCAATGA